In Halopseudomonas nanhaiensis, a single window of DNA contains:
- a CDS encoding DUF6152 family protein, translated as MSIIRTVGFSSLCALLASPAFAHHGWSWAEEEQTELTGTITHVQIAPPHPSLDVENEDGTWRIELGNPRNTKQSGFDENSASPGDSITAIGNRSLDQSEKRMKAVQVTVDGKTYDIYPERIESQ; from the coding sequence ATGTCCATCATCCGCACCGTCGGCTTCTCTAGCCTCTGCGCCCTCCTTGCTTCTCCAGCATTCGCCCATCACGGCTGGTCATGGGCCGAGGAGGAGCAGACCGAACTGACCGGCACCATCACCCATGTCCAGATTGCGCCGCCCCACCCTTCTCTTGATGTTGAGAACGAGGACGGCACATGGCGCATCGAGCTGGGGAATCCGCGCAACACCAAGCAGTCAGGTTTCGACGAAAACTCTGCAAGCCCCGGCGACTCGATAACGGCAATAGGCAACCGCAGCCTCGATCAGTCCGAAAAACGGATGAAAGCGGTGCAGGTCACTGTCGACGGCAAGACCTACGACATCTATCCCGAGCGCATCGAAAGCCAATAG
- a CDS encoding GGDEF domain-containing protein — MILIDIDHFKQVNDTFGHTVGDTVLREFAALLRNNVRQVDQVGRLGGEEFLIVLPETSQQRATEAAEILRQRINHHEFDTVEHKSASFGVTQFREDETLRSMLDRVDQALYMAKHNGRDRVEVL, encoded by the coding sequence GTGATTCTGATCGACATCGACCATTTCAAGCAGGTCAACGACACCTTCGGTCACACCGTGGGCGACACGGTCCTGCGCGAATTTGCCGCGCTGCTGCGCAATAACGTCCGGCAGGTCGATCAGGTCGGGAGACTTGGCGGCGAAGAGTTTCTCATCGTGCTGCCGGAGACCAGCCAACAGCGCGCTACGGAGGCTGCGGAGATCCTGCGTCAGCGCATCAATCACCATGAGTTCGACACCGTCGAGCACAAGTCGGCCAGCTTCGGTGTGACCCAGTTCCGAGAGGATGAAACCCTTCGCAGCATGCTTGACCGCGTCGATCAGGCGCTCTACATGGCCAAGCACAACGGGCGGGACCGGGTGGAGGTACTGTGA
- the ilvD gene encoding dihydroxy-acid dehydratase, protein MTDSTDHMRKYSSQVVDGVAATPARAMLRAVGFTEDDFSKPQVGIASTWANVTPCNMHINKLAEDAGRGVDANGGKSVIFNTITISDGIANGTEGMKYSLVSREVIADSIETVAGCEGFDGLVAIGGCDKNMPGCLIGMARLNRPSIFVYGGTIKPGANHTDIISVFEAVGQHAKGDIDLLDVQQIEETAIPGPGSCGGMYTANTMASAIEALGMSLPGSSAQNAVSLDKSEDCINAGRQVLELLKQDIKPRDIMTRKAFENAIRVVIALAGSTNAVLHLLAMAHAVDVELTLDDFTEIGRTTPVLADLRPSGQYMMSELVAIGGIQPLMKRLLDAGLLHGDALTVTGRTLAENLTAVADYPAGQDIIRGFDNPVKRDSHLVILHGNLSPDGAVAKITGKEGLRFTGTARVYHGEEAALAGILDGQVVAGDVLVIRYEGPKGGPGMREMLSPTSAIMGKGLGKNVALITDGRFSGGSHGFVVGHITPEAYDGGPIALVEDGDPISIDAETRQIVLGVSDDVLAQRRQRWSRPEPNYTRGVLAKYARLVSSASEGAVTDK, encoded by the coding sequence ATGACCGACTCCACCGATCACATGCGCAAGTATTCTTCACAGGTTGTCGACGGTGTCGCCGCGACACCCGCCAGGGCCATGTTGCGCGCCGTCGGGTTTACCGAAGACGATTTCAGCAAGCCGCAGGTGGGTATCGCTTCCACCTGGGCCAACGTCACGCCCTGCAACATGCACATCAACAAGCTGGCAGAAGACGCCGGCCGGGGCGTTGACGCCAATGGTGGCAAGAGCGTCATCTTCAATACCATCACCATCTCCGACGGCATCGCCAACGGCACCGAAGGCATGAAGTATTCCCTGGTCTCCCGGGAAGTGATAGCCGATTCGATCGAAACCGTAGCCGGCTGCGAGGGGTTCGACGGTCTGGTGGCAATCGGCGGGTGCGACAAGAACATGCCGGGCTGCCTGATCGGCATGGCGAGGCTCAACCGCCCGTCGATCTTCGTCTACGGCGGAACGATCAAACCGGGCGCCAACCACACCGACATCATCTCGGTTTTCGAAGCCGTCGGTCAGCACGCAAAGGGCGACATCGACCTGCTGGACGTGCAACAGATCGAAGAGACGGCGATCCCCGGCCCTGGCTCCTGCGGCGGCATGTATACCGCCAATACCATGGCCTCGGCGATAGAAGCGCTTGGCATGTCCTTGCCCGGCTCCTCCGCGCAGAACGCGGTCTCGCTGGACAAGAGCGAAGATTGCATCAACGCCGGTCGGCAGGTACTGGAGCTGCTGAAGCAGGACATCAAGCCACGCGACATCATGACCCGCAAGGCGTTCGAGAACGCCATCCGTGTGGTGATTGCGCTGGCAGGCTCGACCAACGCCGTGCTGCACCTGCTGGCCATGGCCCACGCCGTGGATGTCGAGCTCACGCTGGATGACTTTACCGAGATCGGCCGAACCACTCCGGTCCTGGCCGATCTCCGGCCCAGCGGGCAATACATGATGTCGGAGCTGGTTGCCATCGGCGGCATTCAGCCGCTCATGAAGCGACTGCTGGACGCCGGGCTGTTGCACGGTGATGCTCTGACCGTGACGGGAAGGACCTTGGCGGAGAATCTGACAGCCGTGGCGGACTACCCTGCCGGTCAGGACATCATCCGTGGGTTCGACAACCCGGTGAAGCGTGACTCGCACCTGGTCATCCTGCACGGCAACCTGTCCCCCGATGGGGCCGTGGCCAAGATCACCGGCAAGGAAGGCTTGCGCTTCACGGGCACGGCCAGGGTGTATCACGGCGAGGAAGCAGCGCTTGCCGGCATCCTCGATGGGCAGGTGGTCGCCGGAGATGTGCTCGTCATACGTTACGAAGGCCCGAAGGGCGGTCCGGGCATGCGCGAAATGCTCTCTCCCACGTCGGCGATCATGGGCAAGGGGCTGGGCAAGAACGTTGCTCTGATTACCGACGGGCGCTTTTCCGGTGGGTCGCATGGGTTCGTTGTAGGGCACATAACGCCGGAAGCCTATGACGGCGGTCCGATTGCCCTGGTGGAAGACGGCGATCCGATCAGCATCGATGCCGAAACCCGACAGATCGTACTGGGCGTGAGCGACGATGTGCTCGCCCAGCGCAGACAGCGCTGGAGCCGGCCCGAGCCGAACTATACGCGCGGCGTGCTGGCCAAATATGCCAGACTGGTTTCGAGCGCATCCGAAGGTGCCGTCACCGACAAGTGA
- a CDS encoding NAD(P)H-dependent flavin oxidoreductase — MKTRITELFGIEHPIIQGGMHHVGYAELASAVANAGGLGMITALTQPSPAALAEEIRRCREMTDKPFGVNLTFLPSVNPPDYPGYVEAIIKGGVKVVETAGNNPQKYLPALKEHGVKVIHKCTAVRHALKAQAIGCDAVSVDGFECGGHPGEDDVPNFILLPRAADELEIPFVASGGMADGRSLAAALALGAEGMNMGTRFIATREAPVHENVKQAIVAASELDTRLVMRPLRNTERVLNNSAVERLLEKERKLGADLKFADIAEEVAGVYPRIMKTGEMDAGAWSCGMVAGLINDVPTVKELIDRIMAEAEGIMRERLAGMLNG, encoded by the coding sequence ATGAAAACCAGAATCACTGAACTTTTCGGCATCGAGCACCCGATCATCCAGGGCGGCATGCACCATGTCGGTTACGCAGAACTCGCCTCTGCCGTCGCCAATGCCGGCGGTCTGGGCATGATCACCGCCCTCACCCAGCCAAGCCCTGCGGCGCTGGCCGAAGAGATTCGGCGTTGCCGCGAAATGACCGACAAGCCCTTCGGTGTGAATCTGACCTTCCTGCCTTCGGTGAATCCGCCGGACTATCCCGGCTACGTCGAGGCGATCATCAAGGGCGGCGTGAAAGTCGTCGAGACCGCGGGCAACAACCCGCAAAAATATCTGCCTGCGCTCAAAGAACACGGCGTCAAGGTAATCCACAAGTGCACGGCCGTGCGCCACGCGCTGAAGGCACAGGCCATCGGCTGCGACGCAGTCAGTGTGGACGGCTTCGAATGCGGCGGCCATCCGGGTGAGGATGATGTGCCGAACTTCATCCTGCTGCCCCGCGCCGCCGACGAACTCGAGATTCCCTTCGTGGCCTCCGGCGGCATGGCCGACGGCCGCTCCCTTGCCGCCGCTCTGGCGTTGGGTGCCGAAGGCATGAACATGGGCACCCGGTTCATCGCTACCCGCGAAGCGCCCGTGCATGAAAACGTGAAACAGGCCATCGTCGCCGCCAGTGAGCTGGACACCCGGCTGGTCATGCGGCCGCTGCGCAATACCGAGCGCGTGTTGAACAACAGTGCGGTCGAGCGCCTGCTGGAAAAGGAACGCAAACTGGGCGCGGACCTGAAGTTCGCCGATATCGCCGAGGAAGTCGCAGGCGTCTACCCGCGCATCATGAAAACCGGCGAGATGGACGCAGGCGCCTGGTCCTGCGGCATGGTTGCCGGCCTGATCAACGATGTTCCGACCGTCAAGGAGCTCATCGACCGCATCATGGCCGAGGCCGAAGGTATCATGCGCGAGCGCCTTGCTGGCATGCTCAATGGCTGA
- a CDS encoding alpha/beta fold hydrolase — MYSIDDIQLQQWTVSGLRTRVTVLGEGPLALCVHGWPECWYSWRYQMVLLANAGYRVIAPDMPGFGETQGYPRIADYTIERTGRFLSDLVAEAGASRVLLIGHDWGAINAWGFALQYPQTVSRMVVMSVPLKPLGEHPPTRELKALFGDRFFYQLYFQQPGVAEAEFDADPEGILRALFCSPDTPRAQPQLGKAIAEGGGWIGRLGRPLEQPAWLTDEAIAYYVSTYRRSGFAGGLNYYRNIDHNWQIMQPLASARIECPVLFLSGEKDYATQRATVEQLSRLMGERIPDLTIKVLAGKGHWLQSEAVEAVNRAIADFISQRPN, encoded by the coding sequence ATGTACAGCATCGATGATATTCAGCTTCAACAATGGACGGTCAGTGGTCTGCGGACCCGCGTGACCGTGCTGGGGGAAGGCCCGTTGGCGCTGTGCGTCCATGGCTGGCCGGAGTGTTGGTACTCGTGGCGATACCAGATGGTCCTCCTGGCGAATGCAGGCTACCGCGTCATCGCGCCGGATATGCCAGGTTTCGGGGAAACGCAGGGCTACCCCCGCATCGCCGACTACACCATTGAGCGCACCGGCCGGTTTCTATCCGATCTGGTTGCCGAAGCAGGTGCTTCCAGGGTTCTGTTGATCGGTCATGACTGGGGCGCGATCAACGCCTGGGGGTTTGCCCTGCAGTATCCGCAGACCGTTTCGCGCATGGTGGTGATGAGTGTTCCGTTGAAACCACTCGGTGAGCACCCGCCCACCCGGGAGTTGAAAGCGCTGTTTGGAGATCGGTTTTTCTATCAGCTCTATTTTCAGCAGCCCGGCGTCGCCGAAGCCGAGTTCGATGCGGATCCGGAGGGTATCCTGCGCGCGCTGTTCTGCTCTCCTGATACCCCTCGGGCTCAACCGCAGCTGGGCAAGGCCATCGCCGAGGGAGGAGGGTGGATAGGTCGGCTGGGCAGGCCACTGGAACAACCCGCGTGGCTCACTGACGAAGCGATTGCCTATTACGTCAGCACGTATCGTCGTAGCGGCTTCGCCGGTGGCCTCAACTATTACCGCAACATCGATCACAACTGGCAGATCATGCAGCCCCTGGCGAGCGCCCGGATCGAGTGTCCGGTGCTGTTTCTGTCCGGAGAGAAGGACTATGCGACCCAGCGCGCCACTGTGGAACAGTTGAGCCGGCTGATGGGCGAACGGATTCCGGATCTGACCATAAAGGTGCTCGCAGGCAAGGGTCATTGGTTGCAAAGCGAGGCTGTCGAAGCGGTCAACCGAGCCATCGCCGATTTCATCTCGCAACGTCCGAACTGA
- a CDS encoding alpha/beta hydrolase family protein: MNNKNMSKSFLSMLAAGALLFSASAMAGNPTIPPEEQTDEFQRGPDPSVAMLEASSGPYSVRTERVSGLVSGFGGGTIHYPTGTTGTMAAIVVIPGYVSAESSIEWWGPKLASHGFVVMTIDTNTGFDQPPSRARQINNALDYLIDENNTSRSPINGMIDVDRLGVVGWSMGGGGTLRVAEEGRISAAIPLAPWDTTNFRDVQAPTLIFACESDIVAPVRQHADPFYDELPAGLPKAFAELNNGSHYCANGDNSYDDQLSRLGVSWMKLHLDKDQRYGQFICGPNHESDYRISEFRSNCP; the protein is encoded by the coding sequence ATGAACAACAAGAACATGTCGAAGTCGTTTCTTTCCATGCTCGCAGCCGGAGCGCTGCTGTTCTCCGCTTCCGCCATGGCCGGCAACCCGACTATTCCACCCGAGGAACAAACCGATGAATTCCAGCGCGGGCCGGATCCATCCGTAGCCATGCTGGAAGCCAGCAGCGGGCCGTACTCGGTGCGCACCGAACGTGTCTCTGGCCTGGTCAGTGGCTTCGGTGGCGGCACCATTCATTATCCCACGGGCACAACCGGAACCATGGCTGCGATCGTGGTCATCCCGGGATATGTCTCGGCCGAGTCGTCGATCGAATGGTGGGGCCCCAAGCTGGCTTCGCATGGCTTCGTGGTCATGACGATCGACACCAACACTGGCTTCGATCAGCCGCCGAGCCGGGCTCGGCAGATCAACAATGCGCTGGATTATCTGATTGACGAGAACAACACCTCGCGCAGCCCGATCAACGGGATGATCGACGTAGATCGTCTCGGCGTGGTTGGCTGGTCGATGGGCGGCGGCGGGACACTGCGCGTGGCTGAGGAGGGGCGCATCAGCGCGGCCATTCCGCTGGCACCGTGGGATACCACCAACTTCCGGGATGTGCAGGCACCGACGTTGATCTTCGCCTGTGAATCGGACATCGTCGCCCCGGTGCGCCAGCATGCTGATCCCTTCTACGATGAGCTGCCTGCCGGTCTGCCCAAAGCGTTTGCCGAGTTGAACAACGGCTCGCATTACTGCGCCAATGGCGACAATTCGTACGATGATCAGCTCAGCCGCCTGGGTGTCTCCTGGATGAAGCTGCACCTGGACAAGGATCAGCGCTACGGCCAGTTCATTTGCGGACCGAATCACGAGTCGGATTACCGCATTTCCGAATTCCGGAGCAACTGTCCGTAA
- a CDS encoding alpha/beta hydrolase family protein, which translates to MNNKTFHKSALSLLAASALLFSASAMSSNPTPPPPTDPGDGSYQRGPNPTVSYLEAERGPYSVRTENVSSYVSGFGGGTIHYPTGTTGTMAAIVVIPGFVSSESSIEWWGPKLASHGFVVMTIDTNSGYDQPASRARQINAALDYMIDRNNTSSSAINGMIDVNRLGVVGWSMGGGGTLRVAEEGRLKAAIPLAPWDTTSFRDVQAPTLIFACESDTVAPVSQHASPFYNQLPSGLPKAFFELNNGNHYCANGGNSYNATLSRLGVSWMKRHLDEDTRYQQFLCGPNHTSDYRISEYRGNCQ; encoded by the coding sequence ATGAACAATAAAACTTTCCACAAGTCGGCCCTGTCCCTGCTTGCCGCCAGTGCACTGCTGTTTTCCGCTTCAGCCATGTCCAGCAACCCCACGCCACCGCCGCCAACCGATCCGGGTGATGGCAGCTACCAGCGTGGCCCGAATCCGACCGTGTCGTATCTCGAGGCCGAGCGTGGTCCGTACAGCGTTCGTACCGAGAACGTGTCGAGCTATGTGAGCGGGTTCGGCGGCGGTACCATTCACTATCCGACCGGTACTACCGGCACCATGGCGGCAATCGTTGTCATTCCCGGCTTCGTTTCCTCCGAGTCGTCGATCGAGTGGTGGGGCCCGAAGCTGGCCTCTCACGGTTTCGTGGTCATGACCATCGATACCAACTCCGGCTATGACCAGCCTGCCAGCCGCGCGCGCCAGATCAACGCGGCGCTCGACTACATGATCGACCGCAACAACACCTCGAGCAGTGCCATCAACGGCATGATCGATGTCAATCGTCTCGGCGTGGTCGGCTGGTCGATGGGCGGTGGCGGCACACTGCGCGTGGCTGAAGAGGGTCGTCTCAAGGCAGCGATTCCGCTCGCGCCCTGGGATACCACCAGCTTCCGCGACGTTCAGGCTCCGACGCTTATCTTTGCCTGTGAGTCCGACACTGTCGCCCCGGTCAGCCAGCATGCGTCGCCGTTCTACAATCAGCTGCCGAGTGGCCTGCCCAAGGCCTTCTTCGAGCTGAACAACGGCAACCACTACTGCGCCAACGGTGGGAACTCCTACAATGCGACGTTGAGCCGTCTCGGTGTGTCCTGGATGAAGCGCCATCTGGACGAAGACACCCGCTACCAGCAGTTCCTCTGCGGCCCGAACCACACCTCGGACTATCGAATCTCCGAGTACCGCGGCAACTGCCAGTAA
- a CDS encoding TetR/AcrR family transcriptional regulator: protein MRKPPTEAKLRPLKRPSQARAKATVQAIFDTFVRIWQRDGWERITTRAIAVECGIAVGTLYEYFPSKMALHSGYIRHCIEMTIRRVDEAAVEPAGLTWEQRLHATLQLLCGVERTGMPWFHPKLLELEPSLAEHRHQLRAHEEFKALWHRVFAACTDLPGPVSPQTVEALHLAVWGGRRYALLLQLDTQATRLWANEMERICKAAIAPRC from the coding sequence ATGCGCAAGCCGCCCACGGAAGCCAAGCTCAGGCCGCTCAAGCGGCCATCCCAGGCCCGTGCCAAGGCCACGGTGCAGGCGATATTCGACACCTTTGTTCGGATTTGGCAGCGTGACGGCTGGGAGCGCATCACAACCCGTGCGATAGCCGTCGAGTGCGGCATTGCGGTAGGCACGCTCTATGAGTATTTCCCCAGCAAGATGGCGCTGCACTCGGGCTACATCCGACATTGCATCGAAATGACCATCCGGCGGGTTGATGAAGCAGCGGTCGAGCCGGCGGGGCTCACCTGGGAGCAGCGCCTGCACGCGACGCTGCAGCTGCTATGCGGCGTCGAACGAACCGGAATGCCCTGGTTTCACCCCAAGCTGCTGGAGCTTGAACCCAGCCTGGCAGAGCATCGCCACCAACTGCGTGCCCATGAAGAATTCAAGGCGCTCTGGCATCGGGTGTTCGCCGCCTGCACTGACCTGCCTGGCCCGGTATCGCCGCAGACGGTAGAAGCATTGCATCTGGCCGTCTGGGGCGGCCGGCGCTATGCCCTGCTGCTGCAACTGGACACGCAGGCAACACGCCTCTGGGCGAACGAGATGGAACGCATATGCAAAGCTGCCATCGCCCCGCGTTGCTGA
- a CDS encoding DUF2855 family protein translates to MTTVTQLQTDKSALHHTRIVSAELPELKAGEALLKITDLAVTTNNITYAAFGDTPHLRYWSFFPTHAEGWGHMPAWGFAEVVESTVKGVEKGERYYGYWPIATHLIMQPVRVSERGFYDGAPHRLELTSAYNQYQRTTTDAAYRPENEPYQALLRPLFITSFMLADFLEDNGFFGAKQIIFSSASSKTAYGTAFCLENRADVRLLGWTSAGNRAFVESLGCYAQTVTYDELESLDPNVPTLYVDFAGNNDLRARVHHHFGEQLVHDCYAGSAQSQDHLDKADKNLPGPQPQPYFAPYQIKKRNTDWGPGEVTRRFNEAQLAFIARVSDSANPWMKINQHEGFEAAQSLVADLCEGRVDPRDGHIVTVR, encoded by the coding sequence ATGACTACTGTAACGCAGCTGCAAACCGACAAGTCCGCCCTGCATCACACCCGCATCGTCAGCGCCGAATTGCCGGAGCTCAAGGCTGGCGAAGCACTGTTGAAGATAACCGATCTGGCTGTGACGACAAACAACATCACCTACGCGGCCTTCGGCGACACGCCGCATCTGCGCTACTGGAGCTTCTTTCCGACCCATGCAGAGGGCTGGGGCCACATGCCGGCATGGGGTTTTGCCGAAGTGGTCGAGTCCACGGTGAAAGGGGTCGAGAAGGGCGAGCGTTACTATGGCTACTGGCCCATCGCGACACATCTGATCATGCAGCCGGTGCGGGTCAGCGAGCGCGGTTTCTACGACGGCGCGCCGCATCGCCTGGAACTGACTTCTGCGTACAACCAGTATCAGCGCACCACGACCGACGCTGCCTACCGGCCGGAGAACGAACCCTACCAGGCTCTGCTGCGTCCCTTGTTCATCACCTCGTTCATGCTGGCGGACTTTCTCGAAGACAACGGCTTCTTCGGCGCCAAACAGATCATTTTCTCAAGCGCCTCCAGCAAGACCGCATACGGTACCGCGTTCTGCCTGGAAAACCGCGCTGACGTTCGTCTGCTGGGCTGGACGTCGGCAGGTAACCGCGCTTTCGTCGAGTCCCTTGGCTGCTACGCTCAGACCGTGACCTACGACGAGCTGGAGTCCCTCGACCCGAACGTGCCCACGCTGTACGTGGACTTCGCCGGCAACAACGATCTGCGTGCCCGCGTGCACCATCATTTCGGTGAGCAGCTCGTGCATGACTGCTACGCCGGTTCGGCGCAATCGCAGGATCATCTGGACAAGGCCGACAAGAACCTTCCGGGCCCACAGCCGCAGCCGTATTTCGCGCCGTATCAGATCAAGAAGCGCAACACCGACTGGGGCCCGGGTGAAGTGACCCGTCGCTTCAACGAGGCTCAGCTGGCCTTTATCGCGCGGGTGAGCGACTCTGCCAATCCCTGGATGAAGATTAATCAGCACGAGGGCTTCGAGGCGGCGCAGTCGCTGGTGGCCGACCTCTGCGAAGGGCGAGTCGATCCCCGTGACGGGCATATCGTCACGGTCAGGTAA
- a CDS encoding glutathione S-transferase family protein: MSTASPYILYGVPHSLYTGKARCYLRNQGIEYVERPTSHPDFASRIVPLIGRGIIPVLETPDGEVIQDTIDIIDHFEQRGVQYPAYPEGPLQRAVAVIIEYYGGQAMLKQSMHYRWSYREQQEAFLHHAFASGSGADFADKVMGRMQSYLPRLGVTEQSIAHIERSYETLLDLLEDHFQHWPYLLGGRPCIADYGLIASMFAHLGRDPVPAQIMKTRAPRVYRWVERMTAPGLDVTEYAGCAAELVAGDRIPPSLEPVLRHIAADIFPELTDKLVFIDAWVDRVQPADGDPVTDKPQQRQLGLVKTHYHDAPVEVGVEPYLLYVLQRAVAPGLETGQVQQVVAKLGDYGLGKAVPLGGDYRVGRQNNIEVWQR; encoded by the coding sequence ATGTCCACTGCGTCCCCTTACATCCTCTACGGTGTGCCCCATTCCCTGTATACCGGCAAGGCGCGTTGCTATCTGCGTAATCAGGGTATCGAGTATGTCGAACGTCCCACCTCTCACCCTGATTTTGCCAGCCGGATCGTGCCGCTGATTGGCCGGGGCATCATTCCGGTGCTGGAGACGCCTGACGGCGAGGTCATTCAGGACACCATCGATATCATCGATCACTTCGAGCAGCGCGGAGTGCAATATCCGGCTTACCCGGAGGGACCTCTTCAGCGCGCCGTCGCCGTCATCATCGAGTATTACGGTGGCCAGGCGATGCTCAAGCAGTCGATGCATTATCGCTGGTCGTACCGTGAGCAGCAGGAAGCCTTCCTGCACCACGCATTTGCCAGCGGCTCGGGCGCGGATTTCGCCGACAAGGTGATGGGGCGAATGCAGTCGTACCTGCCCCGGCTGGGGGTCACCGAACAGAGCATTGCTCACATTGAACGTTCCTATGAAACCCTGCTCGATCTTCTGGAAGACCATTTCCAGCACTGGCCGTACCTGCTTGGCGGTCGGCCATGCATCGCGGACTACGGACTGATCGCCTCGATGTTCGCCCACCTCGGGCGCGACCCGGTACCGGCGCAGATCATGAAGACCCGGGCGCCACGAGTCTATCGGTGGGTGGAACGCATGACCGCCCCGGGGCTGGACGTGACCGAATACGCTGGTTGCGCGGCCGAGTTGGTCGCTGGTGACCGGATTCCTCCAAGCCTGGAGCCGGTGTTGCGACACATTGCGGCGGATATCTTTCCCGAACTGACTGACAAGCTGGTGTTCATTGATGCCTGGGTCGACCGCGTGCAGCCGGCTGACGGCGACCCGGTCACTGACAAACCGCAGCAACGGCAGCTCGGCCTGGTGAAGACCCACTATCACGACGCACCGGTCGAAGTGGGGGTGGAGCCCTATCTGCTGTATGTGTTGCAGCGCGCGGTCGCGCCCGGCCTGGAGACAGGGCAGGTGCAACAGGTGGTGGCGAAGCTCGGGGACTATGGCCTTGGCAAGGCCGTGCCGCTTGGTGGCGACTACCGCGTAGGACGACAGAACAATATCGAAGTCTGGCAGCGCTGA
- a CDS encoding SDR family oxidoreductase, with product MQQVVITGANRGIGLELARLYAGQGKRVIGVCRESSAALDQIAARVISSVDVTRDEDVRKLVEALDGESIDLLINNAGLLRDERLGTIDFDSIRQQMEVNAYAPLRVTEALLPLLGQGAKVANITSRMGSMADNDSGGRYGYRASKAALNAFGKSLAMDLKGRGIAVALLHPGYVQTRMTGNTGQMTPEESAAGIAARIDALTLDNTGSFWHSNGELLPW from the coding sequence ATGCAACAGGTAGTCATCACCGGCGCGAACCGCGGGATAGGTCTGGAACTGGCGCGGCTGTATGCCGGGCAGGGCAAGCGCGTGATCGGCGTCTGCCGCGAGTCTTCTGCCGCGCTCGATCAGATCGCGGCGCGTGTCATCAGCAGTGTCGACGTCACCCGCGATGAGGACGTGCGCAAGCTGGTCGAGGCGCTGGACGGTGAAAGCATTGATCTGCTGATCAACAATGCCGGGCTTCTGCGGGACGAGCGTCTCGGCACTATCGATTTCGACTCGATTCGTCAGCAGATGGAGGTTAACGCCTACGCTCCGTTGCGCGTTACAGAAGCATTGCTGCCGCTACTTGGGCAGGGCGCCAAGGTCGCTAACATCACCAGCCGCATGGGCTCGATGGCGGACAACGATTCTGGCGGACGCTATGGTTATCGTGCGTCGAAAGCTGCGCTCAACGCCTTTGGCAAGTCTCTCGCGATGGACCTGAAGGGGCGCGGCATTGCTGTTGCGTTGCTACACCCCGGCTACGTACAGACCCGCATGACCGGCAATACCGGGCAGATGACGCCTGAGGAATCGGCAGCCGGCATTGCGGCACGGATCGATGCGTTGACGCTCGATAACACCGGCTCCTTCTGGCACAGCAATGGCGAGTTGCTGCCCTGGTAA
- a CDS encoding GNAT family N-acetyltransferase: protein MHRTVIQADYHDEAHARAIVELLDLYAMDPMGGSEALPTLVKAMLVERLAALPHAFSVLCFVDGAPAGLVNCFEGFSTFEAQPLVNIHDVVVARRYRGQGVSQAMLFEVERIARERGCCKLTLEVLEGNDVAQRAYQKIGFANYQLDPAMGRAMFWQKKLS from the coding sequence ATGCACCGCACTGTCATACAAGCCGATTACCATGACGAGGCGCACGCGCGTGCGATCGTCGAGCTGCTCGACCTTTACGCAATGGATCCGATGGGCGGCAGCGAAGCGTTGCCCACTCTGGTCAAGGCCATGTTGGTAGAGCGCCTTGCCGCCTTGCCGCATGCCTTCAGTGTCCTCTGTTTCGTCGACGGGGCTCCCGCGGGGCTGGTCAACTGCTTCGAGGGGTTCTCGACATTCGAGGCGCAGCCGCTGGTCAATATTCACGACGTCGTGGTTGCAAGGCGGTACCGCGGGCAGGGGGTGAGCCAGGCAATGCTGTTCGAGGTCGAGCGTATTGCCCGGGAGCGAGGATGCTGCAAGCTGACGCTGGAGGTGCTCGAAGGCAACGACGTGGCACAACGCGCTTATCAGAAGATCGGATTTGCCAACTACCAACTGGACCCGGCCATGGGGCGGGCCATGTTCTGGCAGAAGAAACTCAGTTGA